One Phalacrocorax aristotelis chromosome Z, bGulAri2.1, whole genome shotgun sequence DNA window includes the following coding sequences:
- the LOC142050292 gene encoding programmed cell death 1 ligand 1-like isoform X1: MENPLLLYIFLFHWHFLNALFTVEAPQSLYVVEHGNNVTMECTFPVNGKLKFRDLSVSWEKKDELKKQVYVLLKGEEDFQSQHSDFRGRIKLLKEHLNLGQSLLQITNVKLRDAGFYRCLIGYGGADYKTINLKVKAPYRTITQLVVSTGDNMWKLMCQSEGYPQAAVIWQNRAHEDLTDKANTSYETGSDQLYRVTSTLTIKSRIDEIFYCIFWNKELRENTSAILHIADSADVVLWTESRRFVGAVLIVTAFIGSVLLSMLCIRKARANKGNRTPVTISSVTKPSKDKDTYDCRDAFEDGELKYMQIEKT; encoded by the exons ATGGAAAATCCCTTgcttttgtatatatttttattccactGGCATTTCCTAAATG ctttattcACGGTTGAAGCTCCCCAGTCACTCTATGTGGTGGAACATGGGAACAATGTGACCATGGAATGCACATTTCCAGTGAATGGGAAGTTAAAGTTTAGAGATTTAAGTGtcagctgggaaaagaaagatgagtTAAAGAAGCAGGTTTATGTACTTCTCAAAGGAGAAGAAGATTTTCAAAGTCAGCACAGTGACTTTAGGGGAAGAATAAAATTGTTGAAAGAGCACCTGAACTTGGGACAGTCTCTCCTTCAGATCACCAATGTGAAGCTCAGAGATGCAGGGTTTTACCGCTGTCTTATTGGCTACGGGGGAGCCGACTACAAGACAATCAATCTGAAAGTTAAGG cTCCTTACAGAACTATAACCCAACTAGTGGTAAGCACAGGAGACAACATGTGGAAGCTGATGTGTCAGTCAGAAGGATACCCACAAGCTGCAGTGATATGGCAAAACAGAGCACACGAAGATTTGACTGATAAGGCAAACACAAGTTACGAAACTGGAAGTGACCAGCTGTATCGTGTGACAAGTACCCTTACAATCAAAAGTAGGATTGATGAGATTTTTTACTGTATATTCTGGAATAAAGAGCTGCGAGAAAATACATCTGCCATTTTGCACATAGCAG ATTCAGCTGATGTTGTTCTGTGGACTGAGAGCAGACGCTTTGTTGGAGCAGTTCTCATTGTGACTGCTTTCATTGGATCAGTACTTCTATCTATGCTCTGCATAAGAAAAG ctagAGCAAATAAGGGCAACAGAACGCCTGTCACTATTTCATCAGTAACAA
- the PLGRKT gene encoding plasminogen receptor (KT) isoform X1, producing the protein MGFVFSKSMNDSLKAQQEFMLMNSRLQLERQLLMQNQMRERQTAMQIAWTREFLKYFGTFFGLAAVGLTAGAIKKKNPGVLLPIVPLSFILAYQYDMGYGTLLQRMKGEAENILDTQSTLLELPKGPLTFEDLEKIRRSQSKFFIEK; encoded by the exons ATGGGGTTCGTCTTCTCCAAGTCCATGAACGACAGCCTGAAAGCTCAGCAGGAGTTTATGCTCATGAACTCGCGGCTGCAG CTGGAACGGCAACTACTGATGCAGAACCAGATGAGAGAGAGACAAACAGCCATGCAGATTGCTTGGACACGggaatttctgaaatattttgggacTTTTTTTGGACTTGCTGCTGTAGGTTTAACAGCTGG agcaataaaaaagaagaaCCCAGGAGTTTTACTGCCAATTGTTCCCTTAAGCTTTATACTTGCCTATCAATATGATATGGGCTATGGGACACTGTTGCAAAGGATGAAAG gcgAAGCAGAGAACATATTAGACACACAGAGCACTTTGCTAGAACTGCCGAAAGGACCACTCACTTTTGAAGACctggagaaaatcagaagatcTCAGAGCAAGTTCTTCatagaaaaataa
- the PLGRKT gene encoding plasminogen receptor (KT) isoform X2 yields MLERQLLMQNQMRERQTAMQIAWTREFLKYFGTFFGLAAVGLTAGAIKKKNPGVLLPIVPLSFILAYQYDMGYGTLLQRMKGEAENILDTQSTLLELPKGPLTFEDLEKIRRSQSKFFIEK; encoded by the exons ATG CTGGAACGGCAACTACTGATGCAGAACCAGATGAGAGAGAGACAAACAGCCATGCAGATTGCTTGGACACGggaatttctgaaatattttgggacTTTTTTTGGACTTGCTGCTGTAGGTTTAACAGCTGG agcaataaaaaagaagaaCCCAGGAGTTTTACTGCCAATTGTTCCCTTAAGCTTTATACTTGCCTATCAATATGATATGGGCTATGGGACACTGTTGCAAAGGATGAAAG gcgAAGCAGAGAACATATTAGACACACAGAGCACTTTGCTAGAACTGCCGAAAGGACCACTCACTTTTGAAGACctggagaaaatcagaagatcTCAGAGCAAGTTCTTCatagaaaaataa